A single Pseudodesulfovibrio aespoeensis Aspo-2 DNA region contains:
- a CDS encoding RsbRD N-terminal domain-containing protein: MNFENELAARRAELSEKWADLVLQSYPKETQKIWGRQKDRFQNPVGAAIVEATRELFDHMLDWKDAEKIAASLDTLIRIRSVQDFSPSQAISFVFLLKKLLRDEFFKTMQASGTLDELLRFEAKVDNLAMMSFDIYAKGRETIYRLRVDEVKRAQSSLLRKAGMIVDVTTE; the protein is encoded by the coding sequence ATGAACTTTGAAAACGAGCTGGCCGCGCGCAGGGCCGAACTGTCGGAGAAATGGGCGGATCTGGTTCTCCAGTCCTATCCCAAGGAAACCCAGAAGATCTGGGGCCGGCAGAAGGATCGATTCCAGAACCCGGTGGGGGCCGCCATCGTCGAGGCGACCCGGGAACTGTTCGACCACATGCTCGACTGGAAGGACGCGGAAAAGATAGCGGCCAGCCTGGATACTCTCATCCGCATCCGGTCGGTGCAGGATTTTTCGCCCTCCCAGGCCATCAGTTTTGTCTTTCTGCTGAAGAAGCTCCTGCGCGACGAGTTCTTCAAGACCATGCAGGCGAGCGGCACTCTCGACGAGCTGCTCAGGTTCGAGGCCAAGGTGGACAACCTGGCCATGATGTCTTTTGACATCTATGCAAAGGGTCGCGAGACCATTTACCGGCTGCGCGTGGATGAAGTGAAACGCGCCCAGAGCAGCCTGCTCAGAAAGGCCGGGATGATTGTGGACGTTACGACCGAGTAA
- a CDS encoding sensor domain-containing diguanylate cyclase yields the protein MEQITRFFTSHEDWLMQRILDHAKRQGYTAYTSTLLEAWRISVAGLTEALVRAVERHGLDGPEFTPDDTFRDDPASAFAVEQSRKHRARGITLAMFLGLFKYYRRAYLALIDEKAQGAIDPEWISPCRAFTELFFDRVAIALSVDWVEAGDEAEHLAELQTRNRDLTTEKNMFLTLFESLDTPVFLLDHDLNASIMNLAAARLIGLAQEPGQVYYGQARAHGTPDFVGTGISLRDRLPWLASELGRLCPLEPGQRACRFDASGETADGMRHFSVAVSHMDDVSGKFSHSIVSLEDITGRMDMERQLAREHERATHYLDIVGSIVVALDTAGRISLINRAGCTTLGYKESELLGQDWIDLIIPDEQRDESRDYLYCMFSGDADTDAEHTNYVTTRSGDHRLITWKNQLLTDESGAPAGVLSSGTDITEQRAAEQALSQKELWLRNTFVALGEAVFILTPDARILDANPAARAMFQMTDEELAGASVELLHASHENFLEFEQRKKAAFEAGVQANFEFTMRRKDGDIFPTEHSVSRITCDDGTLLGTVSVVRDISSRKWAEQKLRQSEEKFRRIFETIEDGYIVTDMNGVIQMVNPATCAHLGYAESELVGQSMASLYADDNERARFVMALDATGAARGHQLTAKHKDGSRITVEASAHLVRDETGRAVAKEGTFRDITQRIEADRLLREREKQYRALFENNHSIMLLMDPRTGRIVDANPAAVHFYGYPADTLRSMPFSDINAQDETAIFKEMVDSRREKRSYFIHRHRLADGDIRDVEVYSGPIMVQGNQLLYSVIHDITERVRLEREMKRLATTDSLTGAANRHEFFRLAELELRRAMRYGHSLAVLMLDIDYFKSINDTHGHQTGDAVLKALSALVRTTLRDTDIFGRLGGEEFAAVLPETDLAGGVLVADRLRRELGALKVRLRDIEVMFTVSIGLTETRKSERLIDDAINRADEAMYKAKRMGRNRVESN from the coding sequence ATGGAACAGATCACGCGATTCTTCACCTCCCACGAGGACTGGCTCATGCAGCGCATCCTCGACCACGCCAAGCGGCAGGGATACACCGCGTATACCAGCACGCTCCTTGAGGCGTGGCGGATTTCCGTGGCCGGGCTGACCGAGGCCCTGGTCCGGGCCGTGGAGCGTCACGGCCTGGACGGGCCGGAGTTCACGCCCGACGACACCTTCCGCGACGACCCGGCCTCGGCCTTTGCCGTGGAGCAGTCGCGCAAGCACCGGGCGCGCGGCATCACCCTGGCCATGTTCCTCGGCCTGTTCAAGTACTACCGCCGCGCCTACCTCGCCCTGATCGACGAGAAGGCCCAAGGCGCGATCGATCCGGAATGGATATCCCCCTGCCGGGCCTTCACCGAGCTGTTCTTCGACAGGGTCGCCATCGCCCTGTCCGTGGACTGGGTCGAGGCGGGCGATGAGGCTGAGCATCTGGCCGAGCTTCAGACGCGCAACCGCGACCTGACCACCGAAAAGAACATGTTCCTGACCCTGTTCGAGAGCCTGGACACCCCGGTTTTTCTGCTCGACCACGACCTCAACGCCAGCATCATGAACCTTGCCGCCGCCCGGCTCATCGGCTTGGCTCAGGAACCGGGGCAGGTCTACTACGGCCAGGCCCGCGCCCACGGCACGCCTGACTTTGTCGGAACCGGCATCTCGCTGCGCGACCGGCTGCCCTGGCTGGCCAGCGAGCTGGGGCGGCTCTGCCCGCTTGAGCCGGGCCAGCGGGCATGCCGATTCGACGCCTCGGGCGAGACCGCAGACGGGATGCGCCACTTCAGCGTGGCCGTCTCGCACATGGACGACGTGTCCGGCAAATTCAGCCATTCCATCGTCAGTCTGGAGGACATCACCGGACGCATGGACATGGAGCGACAACTGGCCAGGGAGCATGAACGGGCCACCCACTACCTGGACATCGTCGGCTCCATCGTCGTGGCCCTGGACACCGCCGGGCGCATATCCCTCATCAACCGCGCGGGATGCACCACCCTGGGCTACAAGGAGTCGGAACTGCTCGGACAGGATTGGATCGACCTGATCATCCCGGACGAGCAACGCGACGAGAGCAGGGACTATCTCTACTGCATGTTCTCCGGCGACGCCGACACAGACGCCGAACACACCAATTACGTCACCACCAGATCGGGCGATCACAGGCTCATTACCTGGAAGAACCAACTGCTGACCGACGAGTCAGGCGCGCCAGCCGGAGTTCTCTCCTCGGGCACGGACATCACCGAGCAGCGCGCCGCCGAGCAGGCACTGAGCCAAAAGGAACTGTGGCTGCGCAACACCTTCGTGGCCCTGGGCGAGGCGGTCTTCATCCTCACGCCCGACGCCCGCATCCTCGACGCCAACCCGGCGGCCAGGGCCATGTTCCAGATGACCGACGAGGAGCTGGCCGGCGCATCCGTGGAGCTCCTGCACGCCAGCCACGAGAACTTCCTGGAATTCGAACAGCGCAAGAAAGCGGCCTTCGAAGCGGGCGTGCAGGCCAACTTCGAGTTCACCATGCGCCGCAAGGATGGCGACATCTTCCCCACCGAGCACTCGGTGTCGCGCATCACCTGCGACGACGGCACGCTGCTCGGGACAGTCAGCGTGGTGCGCGACATCAGCAGCCGCAAATGGGCCGAGCAAAAGCTCAGGCAGAGCGAGGAAAAATTCCGGCGCATTTTCGAAACCATTGAGGACGGCTACATCGTCACCGACATGAACGGCGTCATCCAGATGGTCAACCCGGCCACCTGCGCCCACCTGGGCTATGCCGAATCCGAGCTGGTGGGCCAGAGCATGGCCTCGCTCTATGCCGACGACAACGAGCGCGCCCGGTTCGTCATGGCCCTGGACGCCACGGGAGCGGCCAGGGGGCACCAGCTAACGGCCAAACACAAGGACGGATCCAGAATAACCGTCGAAGCCAGCGCCCATCTGGTGCGCGACGAAACGGGCCGGGCCGTGGCCAAGGAGGGCACCTTCCGCGACATCACCCAGCGCATCGAGGCCGACAGGCTGCTGCGCGAGCGCGAAAAGCAGTACCGCGCCCTGTTCGAGAACAACCACTCCATCATGCTGCTGATGGACCCCAGGACAGGGCGCATCGTGGACGCCAACCCGGCGGCAGTCCATTTCTACGGCTACCCGGCGGACACGCTGCGCTCCATGCCTTTCTCGGACATCAACGCCCAGGACGAAACCGCCATCTTCAAGGAAATGGTGGACTCCAGGCGCGAAAAACGATCCTATTTCATCCACCGGCACCGGCTGGCCGACGGCGACATCCGCGATGTGGAGGTCTACTCCGGCCCGATCATGGTCCAGGGCAACCAGCTGCTCTACTCGGTCATCCACGACATCACCGAGCGGGTGCGGCTTGAGCGCGAGATGAAGCGGCTGGCCACCACCGACAGCCTGACCGGAGCGGCCAACCGCCACGAATTCTTCAGGCTGGCCGAGCTGGAACTGCGGCGAGCCATGCGTTACGGCCACAGCCTGGCAGTGCTCATGCTCGACATAGACTACTTCAAGTCCATCAACGACACCCATGGCCACCAGACCGGCGATGCGGTGCTCAAGGCGCTCTCGGCCCTGGTCCGGACCACCCTGCGCGACACCGACATCTTTGGCCGCCTGGGCGGCGAGGAGTTCGCCGCCGTGCTGCCCGAAACCGACCTGGCCGGCGGCGTGCTCGTGGCCGACAGGCTGAGACGCGAACTCGGCGCGCTCAAGGTCCGGCTGCGTGATATCGAAGTCATGTTCACGGTCAGCATCGGCCTGACCGAAACCAGAAAGAGCGAACGCCTCATTGATGACGCCATCAACCGGGCCGACGAAGCCATGTACAAGGCCAAGCGCATGGGCCGCAACCGGGTTGAATCCAACTAA
- a CDS encoding DUF2318 domain-containing protein, whose protein sequence is MLRKTLFGVAATACLLAVLASAPAHALFGFGGKFQRVEPRDGVVTIPVSEVVDGDAHYYILKRDGFEVKFFLLKSPDGVIRAAFDACDVCFREKKGYVQDGEFMVCVNCSQRFHASRINEVKGGCNPSPLEREAGPDVVTIRERDIMAGRGYF, encoded by the coding sequence ATGCTCAGGAAAACACTGTTTGGCGTGGCCGCAACCGCCTGTCTCCTGGCCGTTTTGGCGTCCGCCCCGGCCCACGCCCTGTTCGGCTTTGGCGGGAAGTTTCAAAGGGTGGAGCCGAGGGACGGGGTGGTGACCATTCCCGTGTCCGAGGTGGTCGACGGCGATGCCCATTATTACATCCTCAAGCGCGACGGGTTCGAGGTGAAGTTCTTTCTCCTCAAAAGCCCGGACGGGGTGATTAGGGCCGCCTTTGACGCCTGCGATGTCTGTTTTCGCGAGAAAAAGGGCTATGTGCAGGACGGAGAGTTCATGGTCTGCGTCAACTGCAGCCAGCGGTTTCACGCCTCGCGCATCAACGAGGTCAAAGGCGGGTGCAACCCCTCGCCACTGGAGCGCGAGGCCGGGCCTGACGTGGTCACCATCCGCGAACGCGACATCATGGCCGGGCGCGGGTATTTCTAG
- a CDS encoding ABC transporter permease, with amino-acid sequence MNILVIPLRNLRMKWVRTLLLILVFTLGVTSIVALNLVSGVVGESLEKKLVAYGANILVMPHTEKLTVSYGGFSMGDMMLGVSDMDESDVVARIESIGHRDRLSVVAPKLVSMTRVDGTAVGVVGVRWDRELVLKGYWAVDGAFPVQDNGVVVGARAATRLGLAPGDSVRVGTGAAVVSGVLRPTGGDDDSVIFAGMDFAQAVLARPGRADYVEVAALCAGCPIEDIVLQLRETLPDTDVQALQSVVRQRMYSVEFVQRLILTVSLVILLIACAMVGATMLSSVNERIREIGLLRSLGFSRPGIFSIFCFEAVALGAAAGCLGYLGGYALSLRVIGVLDITEGATLAFSAAGLALTCLLIVAVSVLSAFFPAWKASSVEPSEALISL; translated from the coding sequence ATGAATATCCTCGTCATCCCCCTGCGCAACCTGCGCATGAAGTGGGTCCGGACCCTGCTCCTGATCCTTGTCTTCACCCTGGGCGTGACCTCCATCGTGGCCCTCAACCTCGTCTCGGGCGTGGTGGGCGAGTCACTGGAGAAAAAGCTGGTGGCCTACGGGGCCAACATCCTGGTCATGCCCCACACCGAGAAACTGACGGTCAGCTACGGCGGCTTTTCCATGGGCGACATGATGCTCGGCGTCAGTGACATGGACGAGTCGGACGTTGTGGCGCGCATCGAAAGCATCGGCCACCGGGACCGCCTCTCGGTCGTCGCACCCAAGCTGGTGTCCATGACCAGGGTGGACGGCACGGCTGTGGGCGTCGTCGGCGTGCGCTGGGACCGCGAACTGGTCCTCAAGGGTTACTGGGCCGTGGACGGCGCGTTCCCCGTTCAGGACAACGGCGTGGTGGTGGGCGCGCGGGCCGCAACGCGCCTTGGTCTGGCTCCGGGCGACTCTGTCCGGGTTGGAACCGGGGCGGCGGTGGTCTCCGGCGTGCTGCGGCCCACGGGCGGGGACGACGACTCGGTCATCTTCGCGGGCATGGATTTTGCCCAGGCCGTTCTGGCCCGTCCGGGCCGGGCGGATTATGTCGAGGTGGCGGCCCTGTGCGCCGGGTGTCCCATCGAGGATATCGTCCTCCAGCTCCGCGAGACCCTGCCCGACACCGATGTCCAGGCCCTGCAATCCGTGGTCAGGCAGCGCATGTATTCCGTGGAGTTCGTGCAGCGGCTCATCCTCACGGTCAGTCTGGTCATCCTGCTCATCGCCTGCGCCATGGTGGGGGCCACCATGCTCTCCAGCGTCAACGAGCGCATCCGCGAGATCGGCCTGCTGCGTTCCCTGGGATTCTCCCGGCCCGGCATCTTCTCCATCTTCTGCTTCGAGGCCGTGGCCCTGGGCGCGGCAGCCGGATGCCTCGGCTACCTGGGCGGTTACGCCCTGAGCCTGCGCGTCATCGGCGTGCTGGACATCACCGAGGGGGCCACCCTGGCCTTCAGCGCGGCGGGTCTGGCCCTGACCTGCCTGCTCATCGTGGCCGTGTCGGTCCTGTCCGCATTCTTTCCGGCCTGGAAGGCGTCGTCCGTGGAGCCGTCCGAGGCCCTCATCTCGCTGTAG
- a CDS encoding ABC transporter ATP-binding protein yields MLEARNIVKTFHSQGVESRALDRAHLSVEPGEFVSIVGRSGSGKTTFLNVLSTLLTPDAGQLLYRGEDVTGFSAARLNRLRRQDFAVVFQFHYLLPCLSARENVLLPYLNSLKPVPAEVRKRADACLDRVGLGGKEAKLPGHLSGGEQQRVAIARALVKQSAVLFADEPTGNLDRATGESVMDLLADLRRDGLSIVMVTHDPEYAARADRMVHMADGTVV; encoded by the coding sequence ATGCTCGAAGCCAGAAACATCGTCAAGACCTTTCACTCCCAGGGCGTGGAGAGTCGGGCCCTGGACCGGGCGCACCTCTCGGTCGAACCCGGTGAGTTCGTGTCCATCGTGGGCCGCTCCGGGTCGGGCAAGACCACCTTTCTCAACGTCCTGTCCACGCTGTTGACCCCGGACGCGGGCCAGCTGCTCTACCGGGGCGAGGATGTCACCGGGTTTTCAGCCGCGCGGCTCAACCGGCTGCGTCGGCAGGACTTTGCGGTGGTCTTTCAGTTCCACTACCTGCTGCCCTGCCTCTCGGCCCGCGAGAACGTGCTCCTGCCCTATCTCAACTCCCTGAAGCCGGTGCCTGCCGAGGTCCGCAAGCGGGCCGACGCCTGTCTCGACCGGGTGGGACTGGGCGGCAAGGAAGCCAAGCTGCCCGGCCATCTTTCGGGCGGCGAGCAACAGCGCGTGGCCATTGCCCGCGCCCTGGTCAAGCAATCCGCCGTGCTCTTTGCCGACGAGCCCACGGGCAACCTGGACCGGGCCACGGGCGAGTCGGTCATGGACCTCCTGGCCGACCTCAGGCGCGACGGCCTGTCCATCGTCATGGTCACCCACGACCCGGAATACGCCGCCCGCGCCGACCGCATGGTCCACATGGCCGACGGGACCGTGGTCTGA
- a CDS encoding Y-family DNA polymerase, translating into MPRSYALIDCNNFYASCERVFRPGLRGHPVVVLSNNDGCVIARSAEAKGLGIPMGAPFFKWRALLRRHGVAVFSSNYALYGDMSARVMRVIARFCPEVAVYSIDEAFADLTGVPGGASAFARRFKATVERWTSIPVSIGIGPTKTLAKLANRLAKRHARLQGVFDHAASPDPDRVLRHTDIGDVWGIGPRHAARLRKLGVNDALAFRDLDQSWVRKKMTVTGLHTLLELRGQPCLGFSEGPADRKTIVSSRSFGHPVSSLDELLEASAQYTVRAAERLRSQGAVASHVLVFLQTNPFRPGLPQYSASQAVPLPVATAHTPALIRAAQAGLTRIYKEGFDYKKCGVMLSGLEPANGRWLSLLDLPPDDTPRHAPLMRAVDALNARWGRDTVTFAASGSKDAPWRMRREMRSPRYTTVWEELPKVRAD; encoded by the coding sequence ATGCCGCGAAGCTACGCGCTCATCGACTGCAACAATTTCTACGCCTCCTGCGAGCGGGTCTTCAGGCCTGGGCTGCGCGGACACCCCGTGGTCGTGCTCTCCAACAACGACGGCTGCGTCATCGCCCGCTCGGCAGAGGCCAAGGGGCTGGGCATCCCCATGGGCGCGCCCTTTTTCAAATGGCGGGCCCTGCTGCGCCGCCACGGGGTGGCGGTCTTCTCGTCCAACTACGCCCTCTATGGCGACATGTCGGCCCGGGTCATGCGCGTAATCGCCCGGTTCTGTCCCGAGGTGGCCGTCTACTCCATCGACGAGGCCTTTGCCGACCTGACCGGCGTGCCCGGCGGCGCGTCCGCCTTTGCCAGGCGGTTCAAGGCCACGGTGGAGCGCTGGACCTCCATCCCGGTCTCCATCGGCATCGGGCCGACCAAGACCCTGGCCAAGCTGGCCAACCGCCTGGCCAAGCGCCACGCCCGGCTGCAAGGGGTCTTTGACCACGCCGCAAGCCCGGACCCGGACCGGGTGCTCCGCCATACCGACATAGGCGATGTCTGGGGCATTGGCCCGCGCCACGCCGCCCGGCTCAGGAAGCTCGGCGTGAACGACGCCCTCGCCTTCCGCGACCTGGACCAGAGCTGGGTGCGCAAGAAGATGACCGTGACCGGGCTGCACACCCTGCTCGAACTGCGCGGCCAGCCCTGCCTGGGGTTTTCCGAAGGCCCGGCGGACCGCAAGACCATTGTTTCCTCGCGCTCCTTCGGCCACCCGGTGTCGAGTCTGGACGAACTGCTGGAGGCCTCGGCCCAGTACACGGTCCGGGCGGCGGAGCGGCTGCGCAGCCAGGGGGCGGTGGCCTCCCATGTGCTCGTCTTCCTCCAGACCAATCCCTTCCGGCCCGGCCTGCCCCAGTATTCGGCCAGCCAGGCCGTGCCCCTGCCCGTGGCCACGGCCCACACCCCTGCCCTGATCCGGGCGGCCCAGGCCGGGCTGACGCGCATCTACAAAGAAGGGTTCGACTACAAAAAATGCGGGGTCATGCTCTCCGGCCTGGAGCCGGCCAATGGCCGCTGGCTCAGCTTGCTCGACCTGCCGCCCGACGACACCCCGCGCCACGCCCCGCTCATGCGCGCCGTGGACGCCCTCAACGCCCGCTGGGGCCGCGACACCGTCACCTTTGCCGCTTCCGGCTCAAAAGACGCGCCCTGGCGCATGCGCCGCGAGATGCGCTCGCCCCGCTACACCACAGTCTGGGAGGAGCTGCCCAAGGTGCGGGCCGATTGA
- a CDS encoding LexA family protein, giving the protein MVHCSQIKKLSVPDSNAVTSFFRIRRSAARPLPLAGEAVPAGFPSPAEDYIEKTLDLNEYLAPRPEATFFVRVAGDSMTGASIHHGDILVVDRSVTPNPGNVVIACIDGGFTVKRLQRTAGGLELAPENPDYAPTPITPDTDFEIWGVVRHVLHKL; this is encoded by the coding sequence ATGGTCCATTGTTCACAGATCAAGAAGCTGAGCGTTCCGGACTCGAATGCGGTAACATCCTTTTTCCGCATCCGGCGCAGCGCGGCGCGTCCGCTCCCCCTGGCCGGGGAGGCCGTGCCTGCCGGGTTTCCCTCGCCTGCCGAGGATTACATCGAGAAGACCCTGGACCTGAACGAGTATCTCGCGCCACGGCCCGAGGCCACGTTCTTCGTGCGCGTGGCCGGGGATTCCATGACCGGCGCGTCCATCCACCACGGCGACATCCTGGTGGTGGACAGGTCGGTCACGCCAAACCCCGGCAACGTGGTCATCGCCTGCATCGACGGCGGGTTCACGGTCAAGCGGCTGCAACGCACCGCCGGCGGGCTGGAGCTGGCCCCGGAAAACCCGGACTACGCCCCGACGCCCATCACCCCGGACACGGATTTCGAGATCTGGGGCGTGGTCCGCCACGTCCTGCACAAGCTGTGA
- a CDS encoding helix-turn-helix domain-containing protein, with amino-acid sequence MEKSAHHLGVAPLGRVGLALHAEPNLTLNSHGELFGDDVIFLTPGGSTIDSVSFAQTNLFGLSVEEGAFAAMLGATGCPLAVPSQGQVRLLTPSREALVRLRDTLWRTREAALTGRCSQAEWDSVGASLAACLTTLGDAGRMPRESARRRIVRQSLGYINDNLASPVKLGDICRKVGVSERTLIYAFKQHLGLTPKAYVNICRLNMVRREMECGRVASITDAATRWGFWHMGQFSADYKRFFGELPSQTLSRSRGRGARPDSALRD; translated from the coding sequence GTGGAAAAGAGCGCTCACCATCTGGGGGTGGCCCCGCTTGGCCGGGTCGGCCTGGCCCTGCACGCCGAGCCGAACCTGACCTTGAATTCCCACGGCGAGTTGTTCGGCGACGATGTTATTTTCCTGACCCCCGGCGGCAGCACCATCGACAGCGTTTCCTTTGCGCAGACCAATCTTTTCGGCCTGTCCGTCGAGGAGGGGGCCTTTGCCGCCATGCTCGGCGCAACGGGCTGTCCGCTGGCGGTTCCGAGCCAGGGCCAGGTCCGGCTGCTGACCCCGTCGCGCGAGGCTCTGGTCCGGCTGCGCGACACCCTGTGGCGTACGCGCGAGGCGGCCCTGACCGGGCGTTGCAGCCAAGCCGAATGGGACTCGGTGGGCGCGAGCCTTGCCGCCTGTCTGACCACCCTCGGCGATGCGGGCCGGATGCCCCGGGAGTCGGCGCGTCGGCGCATTGTCCGGCAGAGCCTTGGCTACATCAACGACAACCTGGCCTCGCCGGTGAAACTTGGCGACATCTGCCGCAAGGTGGGCGTCAGCGAGCGGACCCTGATCTACGCCTTCAAGCAGCACCTGGGCCTCACGCCCAAGGCCTATGTGAACATCTGCCGCCTGAACATGGTCCGCAGGGAGATGGAGTGTGGCCGGGTGGCCTCCATCACCGATGCCGCCACCCGCTGGGGGTTCTGGCACATGGGCCAGTTTTCGGCGGACTACAAGCGGTTCTTCGGCGAGCTCCCCTCGCAGACCCTGTCCCGGTCCCGCGGCAGAGGGGCTCGGCCAGACAGCGCCCTGCGGGACTGA
- a CDS encoding EF-hand domain-containing protein: protein MKRIALLSALLITFVLTATIAAAQTPELRGTWRGASFIIDASGFREAKCTYVINAQEGQLFSGYKLWFDAKKVVQKETFTGIFGDDGNLYFAEHDDGYTFGQRTSKQTMSLYYLEHGALNKSILYKLERVHYVTGFVEIDRDGDRLLVHAEISTHYPLDAERIMAEADADKDGKLTEAEWEAWKKANNFN, encoded by the coding sequence ATGAAACGCATTGCGCTGCTTTCGGCCCTGCTCATCACCTTTGTCCTGACCGCGACCATTGCCGCCGCCCAGACCCCGGAACTCCGCGGCACCTGGCGCGGCGCCTCGTTCATCATCGACGCCTCGGGTTTTCGCGAGGCCAAGTGCACCTACGTCATCAACGCCCAGGAGGGCCAGCTCTTCTCCGGCTACAAGCTCTGGTTCGACGCCAAGAAGGTGGTGCAAAAGGAGACCTTCACCGGCATCTTCGGCGACGACGGCAACCTCTACTTTGCCGAGCACGATGACGGCTACACCTTTGGCCAGCGCACCAGCAAGCAGACCATGAGCCTCTACTATCTGGAGCACGGCGCCCTGAACAAGTCGATCCTCTACAAGCTTGAGCGCGTCCACTACGTCACCGGTTTCGTGGAGATCGACAGGGACGGCGACAGGCTGCTGGTCCACGCCGAAATCTCCACCCACTATCCCCTGGACGCCGAGCGGATCATGGCCGAGGCCGACGCCGACAAGGACGGCAAGCTGACCGAGGCGGAATGGGAAGCCTGGAAAAAGGCCAACAACTTCAACTAA
- the cydB gene encoding cytochrome d ubiquinol oxidase subunit II: MDTFMETGTMHYYLAVIWFVLWGVLWAVYFILDGFDLGVGTLLPFMAKNEDEKRAMLNSTGPFWDGNEVWLITAGGVTFAAFPYAYAQMFSGLYTALMLLLFALIVRGVSFEFRSKVESASWRKLWDTCHAVGSFLPALLLGVAFANIFRGLPLDETGFSQAGLFGLLNPYGLAGGVLFVIIFVMHGALWLCIRATGDLRARAEGLAVKLWPIQVVLTVLFLAYSAVETQLFSNYFLYPVLFVILALPVAGLVLMRAYMGAGKWWMAWGSSCLYIGGTALFGVAGIFPAIIPSNPNPGNSLTIMNSASSPLTLGIMLGVVLVFLPVIIGYQFWAYKTFATPMAKEDIHY; encoded by the coding sequence ATGGATACATTCATGGAAACCGGGACAATGCACTACTATCTGGCGGTCATCTGGTTCGTCCTGTGGGGAGTGCTGTGGGCCGTCTACTTCATCCTGGACGGATTTGACCTGGGAGTGGGCACCCTGCTCCCCTTCATGGCCAAAAACGAAGACGAGAAACGGGCCATGCTCAACTCCACCGGCCCCTTCTGGGACGGCAACGAGGTCTGGCTCATCACCGCAGGCGGCGTGACCTTTGCCGCCTTCCCGTATGCCTATGCCCAGATGTTCAGCGGGCTGTATACCGCGCTCATGCTGCTGCTCTTCGCGCTCATCGTGCGCGGGGTGTCCTTCGAATTCCGCTCCAAGGTCGAGAGCGCCTCCTGGCGCAAGCTGTGGGACACCTGCCACGCGGTGGGCAGCTTCCTGCCCGCCCTGCTGCTGGGCGTGGCCTTTGCCAACATCTTCCGGGGGCTGCCCCTGGACGAGACCGGGTTCAGCCAGGCCGGGCTGTTCGGCCTGCTTAACCCCTACGGCCTGGCCGGAGGCGTCCTCTTCGTGATCATCTTCGTGATGCACGGCGCGCTGTGGCTGTGCATCCGGGCCACGGGCGACCTGCGCGCGCGGGCCGAAGGGCTGGCCGTCAAGCTGTGGCCGATCCAGGTGGTCCTGACCGTGCTCTTCCTGGCCTACTCCGCCGTGGAGACCCAGCTCTTCAGCAACTACTTCCTCTACCCCGTGCTCTTCGTGATCCTGGCCCTGCCCGTGGCCGGCCTGGTGCTGATGCGCGCCTACATGGGCGCGGGCAAGTGGTGGATGGCCTGGGGCTCGTCCTGCCTCTACATCGGCGGCACGGCCCTGTTCGGCGTGGCCGGCATCTTCCCGGCCATCATCCCGTCCAATCCCAATCCGGGCAACAGCCTGACCATCATGAACTCGGCCTCCAGCCCGCTCACCCTGGGCATCATGCTCGGCGTGGTCCTGGTCTTCCTGCCGGTGATCATCGGCTACCAGTTCTGGGCCTACAAGACCTTCGCAACCCCCATGGCCAAGGAAGACATCCACTACTAA